One Pseudomonas sp. HOU2 genomic window carries:
- a CDS encoding lipopolysaccharide kinase InaA family protein, protein MGRAGDEFDFWWGTSGSWVEPPNVRRSGTSGVQLIVQGDKTFFVKRQTGHLFRSLRYPTGRPTALREGIALSRLQQLGVNAPRPVFYGARKVDGVWQGVLVTNDLGGFIDLDTWYSQGAASLLTTEQHLRLLERLAQMLARMHSGKWQHGCMRSKHIFIKASVTDTDFDFELALLDLEKSRGRVTAMGAARHDIPQLRRHSFWDESQWRHFLSSYEQASGRTL, encoded by the coding sequence ATGGGCAGGGCAGGCGATGAGTTCGATTTCTGGTGGGGTACGTCCGGTTCGTGGGTGGAACCGCCGAATGTGCGCCGCAGCGGCACCAGCGGTGTCCAGTTGATCGTTCAAGGTGACAAGACGTTTTTCGTAAAGCGCCAGACTGGCCATCTGTTCCGCAGCCTCCGTTACCCCACTGGCCGACCCACCGCATTGCGTGAAGGCATTGCCCTTTCTAGACTCCAGCAACTGGGTGTGAATGCGCCGAGACCGGTATTTTATGGCGCGAGAAAAGTCGACGGCGTTTGGCAGGGGGTCTTGGTTACCAATGATCTGGGCGGCTTCATTGATCTGGATACCTGGTATAGCCAGGGCGCTGCAAGCCTGTTGACCACGGAACAACATCTGCGACTTCTTGAACGTTTGGCGCAAATGCTGGCGCGGATGCACTCGGGCAAATGGCAGCACGGTTGCATGCGTTCCAAACACATCTTTATCAAGGCGTCGGTTACCGACACAGACTTCGATTTCGAACTGGCGCTGCTTGATCTGGAGAAATCTCGCGGTCGTGTTACGGCAATGGGCGCGGCGCGTCACGACATTCCGCAACTCAGACGGCATTCTTTCTGGGATGAGTCGCAGTGGCGGCATTTCCTTTCGAGCTATGAGCAAGCCAGTGGTAGAACCCTGTAA
- a CDS encoding DUF1254 domain-containing protein: MNKTPLFASGLLATAVLLGAVAVQAQTSPVVQVSGPEADVKVTETYVRMMAREAYFWGWPMANIYNRRLKFKDLPQAGLMGGIVPVAPINHLSMLTDYISPGERLVACPNQDVVYGAGSIALDIEPVVIQVPDFGDRFWVYQVVDLRSDSFAELGKMYATKPGFYLLVGPDWNGKVPEGITQVFRAKTNTGFVIPRVFQDDTAEDRKAIQHYLSGIDMYPLSKYDGKLKQRDWSQSPKFPAEASGDEETRWVLPEKFFDELPAILKDAKPLPGEEARYAQLAVLAQIAQRDPELKKAMIDEAQKSDADVVKPLLQFRNYGKQLPNHWSTIVNGAAFGTDYFLRTAVARSNIFVNKQIETKYFYQDLDESGTRLNGAQRYSVTFPKGALPPVKGFWSLTLYNQQHFFAENPLGRYSLGTKNKSLKTNADGSLTLYVQSDSPGADKESNWLPAPKGADFSLYVRAYWPEAAAMNGQWTPPAVVKVN; the protein is encoded by the coding sequence ATGAACAAAACACCTTTATTCGCCAGCGGCCTGCTCGCTACCGCGGTATTGCTCGGCGCAGTTGCCGTGCAGGCACAGACCTCGCCAGTAGTGCAGGTATCCGGCCCCGAAGCCGATGTGAAGGTGACCGAAACCTACGTACGGATGATGGCGCGGGAGGCGTATTTCTGGGGTTGGCCGATGGCCAATATTTATAATCGCCGCCTGAAGTTCAAGGATCTGCCGCAGGCCGGGTTGATGGGGGGCATCGTGCCCGTGGCGCCGATCAACCATCTGTCGATGCTCACCGACTACATTTCACCGGGGGAACGCCTGGTGGCTTGTCCGAATCAGGATGTGGTCTACGGTGCGGGCAGCATTGCGCTGGATATCGAACCGGTGGTGATTCAGGTGCCGGACTTTGGCGACCGGTTTTGGGTTTATCAGGTGGTTGACCTGCGCTCCGACAGCTTCGCCGAGCTAGGAAAGATGTACGCCACCAAACCGGGCTTCTATCTGTTGGTGGGGCCGGACTGGAACGGCAAGGTGCCTGAGGGCATCACCCAGGTGTTTCGTGCAAAGACCAACACCGGTTTCGTGATTCCGCGGGTCTTCCAGGACGATACGGCCGAAGATCGCAAGGCCATTCAACATTATCTGTCGGGCATCGACATGTACCCGCTGTCCAAATACGACGGCAAACTCAAGCAGCGTGACTGGAGCCAGTCGCCGAAATTCCCCGCCGAGGCCTCGGGTGACGAGGAAACGCGTTGGGTGCTGCCGGAAAAGTTCTTCGATGAGCTGCCGGCGATTCTCAAGGACGCCAAACCGCTACCGGGAGAAGAGGCGCGCTATGCGCAATTGGCGGTGCTGGCACAAATTGCCCAACGTGATCCCGAGCTGAAAAAAGCCATGATCGACGAGGCGCAAAAGTCTGATGCAGACGTGGTCAAGCCGTTGTTGCAGTTCCGCAACTACGGGAAGCAATTGCCCAATCACTGGAGCACCATCGTCAACGGCGCAGCGTTCGGCACGGACTACTTCCTGCGTACGGCAGTTGCCCGGTCGAACATCTTCGTCAACAAACAGATCGAGACCAAGTACTTCTACCAGGATCTCGACGAGTCCGGCACCCGACTCAACGGCGCGCAGCGCTACAGCGTGACCTTCCCCAAAGGCGCGCTGCCGCCGGTCAAGGGTTTCTGGTCGCTGACGCTGTACAACCAGCAGCATTTCTTCGCCGAAAACCCGCTGGGCCGTTATTCCCTCGGCACCAAGAACAAGTCGCTCAAGACCAACGCCGATGGCTCGCTGACGCTCTACGTGCAGAGCGATTCGCCGGGCGCCGACAAGGAAAGCAACTGGCTTCCGGCGCCGAAGGGCGCGGACTTCTCGCTCTATGTTCGCGCCTACTGGCCGGAAGCGGCCGCGATGAATGGCCAGTGGACGCCACCGGCGGTGGTCAAGGTCAACTGA
- a CDS encoding DUF1254 domain-containing protein, producing the protein MNRLRTSLTALAVSLSLSGLADAATRYEELANQPFEKGFPTEATARSLIDELVFQRAVQSYLWALPAINIWSMKEASEKQFGAGYNILPTWKKRINAKTLVTTPNSDLVYAMSYLDLAKYGPLVVEAPPGVQGMFDDFFQRPIVGPTIDGRTWRGDVGLAGPDKGKGGTYVLLPPDYKGPEPTEGFVYRSRTNNVFLFWRTFFKDPKDLSVPVAEVERTKIYPLGKKDSALPMQFPDATGAPINMLFPEDGRYFDMLSRFIDAEAVDPADMDMRGFLHTLGIEKGKPFAPDAERRKLLDDAARTAFKMSKVVTSHLLYKEPGGLYYKDRQYVNTFAGENTEFQSSGSFTNLEQRVAFFTSAYSDSPGMVMNMVGAGAKYPATTRDAEGKFLDGAQTYKLNLPANVPAALFWSVTAYDNLTASGLDNGQPFPSLNQMDKPAQNSDGSTDIYFGPTSPGEGKNWIKTVPEKGFLVIVRLYGPKQAFFDQSWKPSDLIKQ; encoded by the coding sequence ATGAACCGTTTGCGCACCTCATTGACGGCCCTGGCCGTAAGCCTCTCCCTAAGCGGCCTCGCCGATGCCGCGACGCGCTATGAAGAACTGGCCAATCAGCCTTTTGAAAAAGGCTTCCCGACCGAAGCGACCGCGCGCAGCCTGATCGATGAGCTGGTGTTCCAGCGCGCCGTGCAGTCGTATCTGTGGGCGCTGCCGGCGATCAATATCTGGTCGATGAAGGAAGCGTCGGAAAAGCAGTTCGGCGCGGGCTACAACATCCTGCCGACCTGGAAAAAACGCATCAACGCCAAGACTCTGGTGACCACGCCAAACTCCGACCTGGTCTACGCCATGAGCTATCTGGATCTGGCGAAGTACGGCCCGTTGGTGGTCGAAGCACCGCCCGGCGTGCAGGGCATGTTCGATGATTTCTTCCAGCGGCCGATTGTCGGGCCGACCATCGACGGCAGAACCTGGCGCGGTGACGTTGGCCTGGCGGGTCCCGACAAGGGCAAGGGCGGCACCTATGTGCTGCTCCCGCCCGATTACAAAGGGCCGGAGCCGACCGAGGGATTCGTCTATCGCTCGCGCACCAACAACGTCTTCCTGTTCTGGCGGACCTTTTTCAAGGACCCGAAAGACCTCAGCGTGCCGGTAGCCGAAGTCGAGCGTACGAAGATTTATCCGCTGGGCAAGAAGGACTCGGCGCTGCCGATGCAATTCCCCGACGCCACCGGCGCACCGATCAACATGCTGTTCCCCGAGGACGGTCGTTACTTCGACATGCTCTCGCGTTTCATCGACGCCGAAGCCGTCGATCCGGCGGACATGGACATGCGCGGCTTCCTGCACACCCTGGGCATCGAGAAGGGCAAGCCCTTCGCCCCGGATGCCGAACGACGCAAGCTGCTGGATGACGCCGCGCGTACCGCGTTCAAGATGAGCAAGGTGGTGACCAGTCACCTGCTGTACAAAGAGCCGGGCGGTCTGTACTACAAGGATCGTCAATACGTGAACACGTTTGCCGGAGAGAACACCGAGTTTCAGTCCAGCGGCAGCTTCACCAATCTTGAGCAGCGCGTGGCGTTCTTCACCTCGGCCTATTCCGACAGCCCCGGCATGGTCATGAACATGGTCGGTGCCGGTGCCAAGTATCCCGCGACTACCCGAGACGCCGAGGGCAAGTTCCTCGACGGCGCCCAGACCTACAAGCTCAACCTCCCGGCCAATGTCCCGGCGGCGTTGTTCTGGTCGGTCACCGCCTACGACAACCTGACCGCGTCAGGTCTGGACAACGGCCAGCCGTTCCCGTCCCTCAATCAAATGGATAAACCGGCGCAAAACAGCGACGGCTCCACCGACATTTACTTCGGGCCGACATCTCCAGGTGAAGGCAAGAACTGGATCAAGACCGTACCGGAGAAAGGCTTCCTGGTGATCGTGCGGTTGTATGGGCCGAAGCAGGCGTTTTTTGACCAGAGCTGGAAGCCAAGCGATCTGATCAAACAATAG
- a CDS encoding quinone oxidoreductase, translating to MVSAIRFNQFGAPDVLSLETLSEQLPGPGEVWIEQDAIGVNFLDVTQRKGAVPVALPSGLGLEGAGRVVIVGEGVSNVRVGDRVAYATGPIGSYASARLYPAERLVKIPDTLSFDGAAAVMFKGITAQYLLKTTYPVAQGTTVLIYGVAGGLGEIMVPWAKHLGATVIGVVSKQASVEKALRSGCDEVLVFNADNLASEVSRLTQGRKVDVVYDPIGRASFQASLDSLRPRGLMVSFGASSGAPSAVELSTLNAKGSLFLTRPSLAAHTASACEYQERAQDVLAAVGAGIIKPRIWASYALKDASQAHTALESGQSSGAIILKP from the coding sequence ATGGTATCCGCTATCCGCTTTAATCAGTTCGGCGCGCCTGATGTATTGAGTCTGGAAACGTTGAGCGAACAATTGCCCGGGCCAGGTGAGGTCTGGATTGAACAGGACGCCATCGGGGTCAATTTCCTCGATGTGACTCAACGCAAGGGTGCGGTGCCTGTTGCGCTGCCATCCGGACTCGGATTGGAGGGGGCCGGGCGAGTCGTCATCGTGGGTGAGGGCGTCAGCAATGTGCGCGTTGGTGATAGGGTCGCTTATGCCACTGGGCCCATTGGCTCATATGCTTCGGCCCGACTTTATCCAGCCGAGCGACTGGTGAAGATACCCGACACCTTGTCGTTCGATGGTGCCGCAGCTGTCATGTTCAAAGGCATCACTGCGCAGTACCTGTTAAAAACCACCTATCCAGTGGCACAGGGCACCACAGTCCTGATCTATGGCGTGGCTGGAGGATTGGGGGAAATCATGGTGCCATGGGCCAAGCACTTGGGGGCGACAGTGATCGGTGTGGTTTCAAAACAGGCCAGCGTCGAAAAAGCGCTGAGATCCGGTTGTGATGAGGTGTTGGTATTCAATGCCGACAACCTGGCGTCTGAGGTCAGCCGTCTTACCCAGGGCAGAAAGGTTGACGTGGTCTACGACCCTATTGGTCGTGCGTCTTTCCAGGCGTCTTTGGATAGTCTCCGGCCACGCGGGCTGATGGTTTCGTTCGGGGCCTCGTCAGGTGCTCCCTCGGCTGTAGAACTGTCGACGCTCAACGCTAAAGGCTCGCTGTTCCTCACACGTCCTTCACTGGCAGCACACACCGCCAGTGCCTGTGAGTACCAGGAACGGGCGCAGGATGTGCTGGCCGCCGTAGGCGCAGGTATTATCAAGCCCAGGATTTGGGCCAGCTACGCTCTGAAAGATGCATCGCAGGCGCATACGGCATTGGAGTCGGGGCAGTCATCGGGGGCGATCATTCTAAAACCATGA
- a CDS encoding LysR family transcriptional regulator, giving the protein MNLDVLNSQHSDEIAAFLAVASQGSFVAAGRLLQRHPTVVSKRLASMEKRLGVRLVERSTRQVRITPVGAKLEQHLRSAINLMNEAQKQATQGASEVRGTLRLALPAAMGRRWLGPMLPEFLKEHPHVSILADYSERLVDIIDEGFDAAIRIGELEDNRLIAKRLSDHRRILGASPAYIEKHGMPDHPHDLIKHNCLRFSGLASFPQWRLFRGSELQTVAPKGNLTANDSESLLAAACADSGILGAGEWLMRHDIAAGKLLHVLPDWQLDTAGGVYLVRPSAKFPSAVVIAFKQWIESKFTPAPPWAICRPD; this is encoded by the coding sequence ATGAATCTTGATGTTCTGAATAGTCAGCACAGTGACGAAATCGCTGCGTTTCTGGCCGTTGCCTCGCAAGGCTCGTTTGTCGCTGCAGGTCGGCTCCTGCAGCGACACCCAACCGTCGTATCGAAACGACTGGCCTCCATGGAAAAGCGCCTCGGTGTGCGTCTCGTCGAGCGTTCAACCCGTCAGGTTCGAATTACGCCAGTAGGTGCCAAGCTTGAGCAGCATCTGCGCTCGGCCATCAACCTGATGAATGAAGCGCAAAAGCAGGCGACGCAAGGTGCCAGCGAAGTTCGAGGAACGTTGCGGCTTGCACTGCCGGCAGCCATGGGACGGCGCTGGCTTGGCCCGATGTTGCCGGAGTTTCTCAAGGAGCATCCGCACGTTTCGATCCTCGCAGACTACAGCGAACGTCTGGTCGACATCATCGACGAAGGATTCGACGCTGCGATCCGAATCGGAGAGCTGGAAGACAACCGACTGATCGCCAAACGGTTAAGTGACCACCGCCGGATCCTCGGCGCTTCGCCCGCTTACATAGAAAAGCATGGCATGCCCGACCATCCACACGATCTGATCAAGCACAATTGCCTTCGCTTTAGTGGCCTTGCGTCTTTTCCGCAATGGAGGCTTTTTCGCGGTAGCGAGTTGCAAACAGTTGCGCCAAAAGGAAACCTCACGGCCAACGACAGCGAATCGTTACTTGCCGCCGCTTGCGCTGATTCAGGGATACTCGGCGCAGGCGAATGGCTGATGCGCCATGACATTGCTGCAGGAAAATTGCTTCACGTTCTTCCGGACTGGCAACTCGACACCGCTGGTGGGGTTTACCTGGTCAGGCCGTCAGCCAAGTTTCCCAGCGCCGTGGTAATAGCCTTCAAACAGTGGATCGAGTCAAAGTTTACCCCTGCGCCTCCATGGGCTATTTGCCGGCCTGATTGA